Proteins encoded together in one Telopea speciosissima isolate NSW1024214 ecotype Mountain lineage chromosome 6, Tspe_v1, whole genome shotgun sequence window:
- the LOC122665869 gene encoding zinc transporter 5-like: MGEPNSANKMLARFSLLLLLLPVLVSADCTCTASVDSGINKAVALNYKIAAIFSILIGGAIGVCLPTLGKKYPALRPENNIFFIIKAFAAGVILATGFIHILPDAFNQLTSPCLNQNPWGNFPFTGFIAMVATILTLMVDSFATSYYTKVHSNMEAGKPEISDEEKTGAAGAHVGHSHGLGALVSQDSGSSTLIRHRVIAQVLELGILVHSVIIGITVGVSSSPSVVKPLFAALTFHQFFEGTGLGGAIAQARLKTRSIALMGLFFSLTTPIGVIIGIGIANIYSESSPTALIVEGVLDSAAAGILIYMSLVDLLAADFMNTKMQTNVKLQIGASISLLVGAGCMSVLAIWA; encoded by the exons ATGGGGGAACCTAATTCAGCTAATAAGATGTTAGCAAgattctcccttcttcttctgctcctcCCTGTCTTAGTATCAGCTGATTGTACCTGTACTGCTTCAGTCGATTCGGGAATCAACAAAGCAGTGGCACTTAACTACAAGATAGCTGCCATCTTTTCTATTCTTATCGGGGGCGCAATTGGTGTGTGTCTTCCAACTTTGGGGAAGAAATATCCGGCTTTACGACCTGAAAATAACATTTTCTTCATAATCAAGGCCTTCGCAGCAGGAGTGATCCTAGCAACAGGGTTCATACATATATTACCTGATGCATTCAATCAATTAACATCTCCATGTCTTAATCAGAACCCTTGGGGGAATTTTCCATTTACAGGCTTCATTGCCATGGTAGCCACCATTCTAACTTTAATGGTGGACAGTTTTGCTACTAGTTACTATACCAAAGTTCACTCTAACATGGAAGCAGGTAAACCCGAGATCTCAGATGAGGAGAAGACTGGAGCAGCTGGAGCACATGTTGGTCATTCACATGGCTTGGGTGCCCTTGTCTCTCAAGATTCGGGTTCTTCAACTCTTATCCGACATCGCGTCATAGCTCAG GTGCTGGAGTTGGGGATTTTGGTTCACTCGGTGATCATAGGGATTACAGTGGGGGTTTCTTCAAGCCCAAGTGTAGTAAAGCCTCTGTTTGCAGCCTTGACTTTCCACCAGTTCTTTGAGGGAACTGGACTGGGTGGAGCCATCGCTCAG GCAAGATTGAAAACCAGAAGTATTGCATTAATGggactcttcttctcccttacaACTCCAATTGGGGTCATAATCGGTATAGGAATAGCGAATATTTACAGTGAAAGTAGCCCAACTGCACTCATAGTTGAAGGGGTTCTTGATTCTGCAGCAGCTGGTATCTTGATTTACATGTCCCTTGTGGATCTACTTGCAGCTGATTTCATGAACACCAAAATGCAAACAAATGTAAAGCTTCAGATAGGGGCAAGCATTTCGCTTCTTGTCGGGGCTGGTTGTATGTCTGTTTTGGCCATATGGGCTTGA
- the LOC122665870 gene encoding zinc transporter 3-like has translation MADSFATSYYTKGEPNSSNKMLARFSLLLLLLLVLVSADCTCTAPVDSGINKAVALNYKIAAIFSILIGGAIGVCLPTLGKKYPALRPENNIFFIIKAFAAGVILATGFIHILPDAFNQLTSPCLNQNPWGNFPFTGFIAMVATILTLMVDSFATSYYTKVHSNMEAAKPENSNEEKTGAAGAHAGHSHGLGALVSEDSGSSPLIRHRIIAQVLELGILVHSVIIGITVGVSSSPSVVKPLFAALTFHQFFEGTGLGGAIAQARLKTRSIALMGLFFSLTTPIGVIIGIGIANIYSESSPTALIVEGVLDSVAAGILIYMSLVDLLAADFMSTKLQSNVKLQIGASISLLVGAGCMSVLAIWA, from the exons ATGGCGGACAGTTTTGCTACTAGTTACTATACCAAA GGAGAACCTAATTCATCTAATAAGATGTTAGCAAgattctcccttcttcttctgctcctcCTTGTCTTAGTATCAGCTGATTGTACCTGTACTGCTCCAGTCGATTCGGGAATCAACAAAGCAGTGGCATTGAACTACAAGATAGCTGCCATCTTTTCTATTCTTATCGGGGGCGCAATTGGTGTGTGTCTTCCAACTTTGGGGAAGAAATATCCAGCTTTACGACCTGAAAACAACATTTTCTTCATAATCAAGGCCTTCGCAGCAGGAGTGATCTTAGCAACAGGGTTCATACATATATTACCTGATGCATTCAATCAATTAACATCTCCATGCCTTAATCAGAACCCTTGGGGAAATTTTCCATTTACAGGCTTCATTGCCATGGTGGCCACCATTCTAACTTTAATGGTGGACAGTTTTGCTACTAGTTACTATACCAAAGTTCACTCTAACATGGAAGCAGCTAAACCTGAGAACTCAAATGAGGAGAAGACTGGAGCAGCTGGAGCACATGCTGGTCATTCACATGGCTTGGGTGCCCTTGTCTCTGAAGATTCGGGTTCTTCACCTCTTATCCGGCATCGCATCATAGCTCAG GTGCTAGAGTTGGGGATTTTGGTTCACTCGGTGATCATAGGGATTACAGTGGGGGTTTCTTCAAGCCCAAGTGTAGTAAAGCCTCTGTTTGCAGCCCTGACTTTCCACCAGTTCTTTGAGGGCACAGGACTGGGTGGAGCCATCGCTCag GCAAGATTGAAAACCAGAAGTATTGCATTAATGggactcttcttctcccttacaACTCCAATTGGGGTCATAATCGGTATAGGAATAGCGAATATTTACAGTGAAAGTAGTCCAACTGCACTCATAGTTGAAGGGGTTCTTGATTCTGTAGCAGCTGGTATCTTGATTTACATGTCCCTTGTGGATCTACTTGCAGCTGATTTCATGAGCACCAAATTGCAAAGCAATGTTAAGCTTCAGATAGGGGCAAGCATCTCACTTCTTGTTGGGGCTGGTTGTATGTCTGTTTTGGCAATATGGGCTTGA
- the LOC122665871 gene encoding zinc transporter 5-like, whose amino-acid sequence MENSPKGLDYEENVARFSLILLLPVLVSADCTCTARVDSGINKAVALNYKITAIFSILIGGTIGVCLPTLGKKYPALRPENNIFFIIKAFAAGVILATGFIHILPDAFNQLTSPCLNQNPWGNFPFTGFIAMVATILTLMVDSFATSYYTKVHSNMEAAKPENSDEEKTGAAGAHAGHSHGLGALVSEDSGSSPLIRHRIIAQVLELGILVHSVIIGITVGVSSSPSVVKPLFAALTFHQFFEGTGLGGAIAQARLKTRSIALMGLFFSLTTPIGIIIGIGIANIYNESSPTALIVEGILDSAAAGILIYMSLVDLLAVDFMNTKMLTNVKLQIGASISLLVGAGCMSVLAIWA is encoded by the exons ATGGAAAATTCCCCCAAGG GCCTTGATTATGAAGAAAATGTTGCAAGATTCTCCCTTATTCTGCTCCTCCCTGTCTTAGTATCAGCTGATTGTACCTGTACTGCTCGAGTCGATTCGGGAATCAACAAAGCAGTGGCATTGAACTACAAGATAACTGCCATCTTTTCTATTCTTATCGGGGGCACAATTGGTGTGTGTCTTCCAACTTTGGGAAAAAAATATCCGGCTTTACGACCTGAAAACAACATTTTCTTCATAATCAAGGCCTTCGCAGCAGGGGTGATCTTAGCAACAGGGTTCATACATATATTACCTGATGCATTCAATCAATTAACATCTCCATGTCTTAATCAGAACCCTTGGGGAAATTTTCCATTTACAGGCTTCATTGCCATGGTGGCCACCATTCTAACTTTAATGGTGGACAGTTTTGCTACTAGTTACTATACCAAAGTTCACTCTAACATGGAAGCAGCTAAACCCGAGAACTCAGATGAGGAGAAGACTGGAGCAGCTGGAGCACATGCTGGTCATTCACATGGCTTGGGTGCCCTTGTCTCTGAAGATTCGGGTTCTTCACCTCTTATCCGGCATCGCATCATAGCTCAG GTGCTGGAGTTGGGGATTTTGGTTCACTCGGTGATCATAGGGATTACAGTGGGGGTTTCTTCAAGCCCAAGTGTAGTAAAGCCTCTGTTTGCAGCCCTGACTTTCCACCAGTTCTTTGAGGGCACAGGACTGGGTGGAGCCATCGCTCag GCAAGATTGAAAACCAGAAGTATTGCATTAATGGgactcttcttctctcttacaACTCCAATTGGGATCATTATCGGTATAGGAATAGCGAATATTTACAATGAAAGTAGCCCAACTGCACTCATAGTTGAAGGGATTCTTGATTCTGCAGCAGCTGGTATCTTGATTTACATGTCCCTTGTCGATCTACTTGCAGTTGATTTCATGAACACCAAAATGCTAACCAATGTTAAGCTTCAGATAGGGGCAAGCATTTCGCTTCTTGTCGGGGCTGGTTGTATGTCTGTTTTGGCAATTTGGGCTTGA